The sequence CagattgaaaacgaaactgtcaAATTTGCTCATTACTTGGGCATCAGAGTTGTTTCTATAGTGGGTAAAAAATCTATTTTGGAACAAGCGGAAGAGGTTAGAAAAGGTTGTGAAATTATAATTGCAACTCCTGGACGCTTGGGTGATTGTTTGGAGAACCGTTATGTCGCTTTGCAGCAGTGTAACTATGTTGTTCTTGATGAGGCTGATCGTATGATTGACATGAATTTTGAATCGCAGGCCATGAAAATTTTAGATGCGATGCCTTCCAGTAATTTGAAGCCggataatgaagatgaagaacttgaTGCGAAACGTACTTATAGGACAACTTACATGTTTAGTGCTACAATGTCGTCTGCCGTGGAGCGATTGGCTAAGAAATACTTGAGGAATCCTGTGGTGGTTACTATTGGAACTGCTGGTGAGGCAAATGAACTGATAACACAGAATGTCACGATGATGCAAGAACCGGAGAAATTTCCCAAGTTACAGAAATTGCTCAATGAGCTAGGTGAGAAGACTGCTATTGTATTTACCAACGAAAAGAAATCAGCCGATTCTGTTTCCAGGAATTTGGATAAGAATGGTTATCGTGTGACAGTTCTTCATGGAGATATGTCACAGGATCAGAGGGAAAAGAGTCTGGCGGGATTTAAGAACAAAAGGTTCAATGTTCTTGTAGCGACAAATGTGGCAGCGCGTGGACTTGATATACCTGATGTTGCTCATGTAATTAACTATGACATGCCAGAGAAAATTGACATGTACACCCACCGTATTGGAAGAACAGGTCGTGCTGGGAATACAGGTGTTGCCACAACATTTTTGACTTTGCAAGACTCGGGTGTCTTTGATGAACTTAGACAGGCTCTTATTCAGAGCAACAGCCGTGTGCCTCCTGAGCTCGCAAGGCATAAGGAAGCTTCAAAATTCAAGCCGGGATCATATTCTGACAGATCTGCTAGCCGAAATGACAAGGGTTATCGATGATTACTGTTCGAATTTTTGGATGGAAAGACGTGCATTTAGAATTGGTATTTGTGTTCTATTattcttgatcatgtgaaaacaTTTAGAGGTAATTGTTTAAAAATTtcttaataactttttttttttgctgccaAATTTCTTAATAACTTGTTTTAGTTCTTGTCACCTCCCATTAATATATTTTTTACtccataattattttatttttctgatagAGTTTACTCCATAATTTGGTTGCTCATACTTGCAGGCAAAACTTGGAAAAAACAGCTGAATTGTGTACTAATCTTGaaaaatgcaagtacaacaaGTATCAAGTTCTCAGAAGTATGTAGATTGCAAAACTAGTTTACAGCGAAAGTTACAAGCCCTGTAGATTGTATTGAATTCTAAAGAAAAACGAAAATTGATCCATGACCATGACCAAAAAATTTATAAGCCATCACTATTGCTTTATTAAAAGATATATGTGATCCATTTGTTATTGAATACAACTGGTATTATTATGAGTTAAACTGTGCTATTTACAAAAAATTGAACGGAGGACTATAAATGATGCACAACAGCCTTGGAGAACTATAAAATTATACTCAAGGAAAAGCATGTGAATCCTTCAAAGGActacattttttttcctttctgtgATGTCAGCTTGTGGGTAGCAAACCAATATCGGAACCTGACGAGAGAATAAAAATGAGGGGGCTCGATCAAGTGTCCAAAGGGATTCCCTAACTGATTGCATGAGAGCCAGCCTTAAGCGAATCTATCTAGTGATACATGAATCAATCGGTCAGAGACTTCTGTTTGTAGTTGTAAAGCCAGAGTTATAGTTGCAGCGAAAAATACATCTTCCTCCAGATTCAGTTTTTACCTCATGCTTCTGAAGAATAAGATCCTCCACAGTTTCTGTACCAACAGGAGTTCCTTTTCTGCATTTCGAGGTCCATTATGAGGAAAAATAAGGCAACTGAGAAAGAAAGGAACATAAcagaaaaccaaaaagaaaaaaaaaaggaaaaaggaaaatcaaaagagACAAATTTATAAAAGAATCGATAACTGTAGACTACATTTCACAAGCACTCTCATACGCAGGTTTATCACTCACTATATTTCATCTTCCGAAGAAACAAATACTCAAACCAATGTTGCAGAACAAGTAGAACTGTAGTGATTGATGTTATGCTAACTTTTAAAACTCCACGAAGATGAAGTGTTCATATAGAAGATGAATAATTTTGATGCCATATGGTTTACTAAAAGATTACTGTATATTTTATAACTGTCTATGATTTGGATATGTAACGTATTCATGCTATTGCtttcttaattttgtttttgattttttgataaaTAAATCAATTTGTAAGTTTACTCAAACAAGACAATCAAACTTACTCTGATTCCAGGTTCTTTTAAATTCTCCAAGGACTGTGCAAGCTCCACGTGTTTAGACGATGTTGCATGCAACGCCTAAAGAAAGTAGATGTGTAAGTGAAGAAGAAAAACGGCTACGTCTATAGAAGTTGTAAAATGCAAATTATATAAATATCGTAATGGATGAAAAGATTAACAATAAGAACGACAACTTGAGAAAATCCCTTACTCTTTTTGTTTTCTGCAGGTCAAACTCGATGCCTTTAATACGATTCAATGACTCCAGAAGTATGTCTTCTTTCTCCAGAGGAATTTTCACAGGTTTATTTGAAATTTCTGTAACTAATTCTTCTAGTCTCTGTAGCCTCTGCATGTATGGACGAACAGTTTCAACTTCCACGGGTATTGATGCAACTTGGTCTTGAGCAACAGGATTGATTAAATCAGTATGGCGTTGATTTTCTTCCGACCGCTTCACCATGTTACCCCTTTCCCACATTTTTCTTAACATGTATAGTACAAGGTGTAACACTGCTAATAGTTTGAGTACAAAAGTCACCCCTAATCTTTTTAAATGAGATATAAGATCCGTAGGCTGCGTCGCCAGGACGGAGCTGATATTACCATCTGTCATCAATGACAAATTTTAATTAAGAGAAAACTAGTAATCTGGTATTCATTATATACTAGTAATTTCTCAAGAACGTCAATACATACTCAGGAATTACTAAATACTCTTTAATAATCCCTTTTGTTTGATCTTTGAAGTTTGAAGTagtaaaacaagaaaaagaacacaaaaagaagaaagatgaaaagaagtAAGACTCAAGGATGGTGATAACTTGTTGTTGGTGTCGTGTTGTATGACTATCTCTAACTAACCACGTTGTTTAGTGAATCATTTTGATTCTTGCTCAAGTTCAACACTAGCCAAACTGTCGTGAATAGGAGATCAGGTTAAGGCACCTGCTTATTTTGAATCAACAAATAAACTTCTTTTATCCCTACACACCTAATTTCTCCTATTACTTAGGCCGCTATTCATATAAGGGAAGCACCATGTAGTTGGGGATTTCAACTAGGTCCCAGACTCCCAGAGCTTAAAGTCTAATTAGGTATCAGTATCTAACAAAACGCTAACCCCGTGATCAGTAACATTCGAATGAAATGATTATGGGCATAGATTTTATAGAATGAGAACATACATACTCAATACTTGATTTTAGAACCATAATCAATTAGCCTAATTGTTGCTTATTGAAATGGAATAGGGACCCTGCATACAAGACATGCATGAAAGCAATTTAATCAATAAGACATG comes from Papaver somniferum cultivar HN1 chromosome 7, ASM357369v1, whole genome shotgun sequence and encodes:
- the LOC113296776 gene encoding DEAD-box ATP-dependent RNA helicase 21-like, whose product is MASSCIQKPVFLTRAQRQQQAASVQRRDEHVASAQKRLEDKERDLERRKRERELEDEKRRSRKRIREEEQVEKEKEKDLEAIREQYLGTAKKPKMRVIKPSEKFRFTFDWDATEDTSRDLNSLYQNPHEAKLLFGRGFRAGMDRREQKKKDAPAVKKQAVADRLYDTSDMKIHRHWSDKKLEDMTERDWRIFREDFNISYKGLKVPNPMRNWRESKLLSTELLKAVERIGYKTPTPIQMAAIPLGLQQRDVIGIAQTGSGKTAAFVLPMLAYISRLPPMTDANAEQGPYAVVLAPTRELAQQIENETVKFAHYLGIRVVSIVGKKSILEQAEEVRKGCEIIIATPGRLGDCLENRYVALQQCNYVVLDEADRMIDMNFESQAMKILDAMPSSNLKPDNEDEELDAKRTYRTTYMFSATMSSAVERLAKKYLRNPVVVTIGTAGEANELITQNVTMMQEPEKFPKLQKLLNELGEKTAIVFTNEKKSADSVSRNLDKNGYRVTVLHGDMSQDQREKSLAGFKNKRFNVLVATNVAARGLDIPDVAHVINYDMPEKIDMYTHRIGRTGRAGNTGVATTFLTLQDSGVFDELRQALIQSNSRVPPELARHKEASKFKPGSYSDRSASRNDKGYR